One genomic region from Salvia hispanica cultivar TCC Black 2014 chromosome 2, UniMelb_Shisp_WGS_1.0, whole genome shotgun sequence encodes:
- the LOC125208265 gene encoding magnesium transporter MRS2-I-like: MMEQSSDELGAAIEMSFKKKAAVPRNWMVVDSCGEGMIVDWDKFDIMRRLSINGRDLRILDPLLSYPSAILVRDTAIVLNLEHIKAIITTDEVLLRDPLDENVAPIVEELQRRLPLGIGRGEGEEEELLEARSAGELDSNELVTDFPFEFRALEVALEAVCSSLDAQTRELEISAYPALDELTAKTNSTNLDRVRKMKSSMTRLTSRVQKVRDELEQLLDDDDDMADLYLSRKMAMSASVSTESLKTESRFYSSSSKGSAVTTTQEENNVDELEMLLEAYFMQIESTMNKLTTLREYIDDTEDYINIQLDNHRNQLIQLELFLSSGTVCLAVYSLAAAIFGMNIRYPWRENHGFLFKWVVMVTLVVCGFLFLWMISYARHKGLVGS, from the exons atgATGGAGCAGAGTAGTGATGAATTGGGTGCGGCAATTGAGATGTCGTTCAAGAAGAAAGCTGCGGTTCCGAGGAATTGGATGGTGGTGGACAGCTGTGGGGAAGGGATGATTGTCGATTGGGATAAGTTTGATATCATGAGACGCCTCTCCATTAATGGCAGAGACCTTAGGATTCTTGATCCTCTCCTCTCTTACCCTTCTGCTATTCTTGTCAGAGATACCGCCATTGTCCTCAATTTGGAG CATATCAAGGCGATTATAACCACAGATGAG GTGTTGTTGAGGGATCCTCTTGATGAGAATGTGGCCCCAATTGTTGAGGAGCTGCAGAGGCGACTGCCTCTTGGCATTGGTCGCggtgaaggagaagaagaggagcTGCTAGAAGCGCGCAGTGCTGGTGAACTAGACTCTAATGAACTAGTAACAG ATTTCCCATTTGAATTTCGAGCGCTAGAAGTAGCATTGGAAGCCGTGTGCAGCTCCCTCGATGCACAAACTAGAGAACTCGAGATTTCTGCTTATCCTGCATTGGATGAGCTCACGGCTAAG ACAAACAGCACAAACTTGGACCGTGTGCGCAAGATGAAGAGTTCTATGACAAGATTGACAAGTCGGGTTCAAAAA GTGAGGGATGAACTAGAGCAACTACTGGATGACGACGATGACATGGCTGATCTGTATCTCTCAAGGAAGATGGCTATGTCAGCTTCCGTCTCCACTGAATCTCTAAAAACAGAATCAAGATTTTATAGCAGCAGTAGCAAGGGAAGTGCAGTAACCACTACTCaagaagagaataatgttgatgAACTTGAGATGCTACTTGAG GcttattttatgcaaattgagAGCACTATGAACAAGCTGACTACG TTGAGGGAGTATATTGATGATACAGAAGATTACATTAATATTCAG TTGGATAATCATCGGAATCAGCTAATTCAG CTGGAGCTGTTTCTGAGTTCAGGCACAGTGTGTTTGGCTGTGTATTCTTTAGCAGCAGCTATTTTTGGAATGAATATTCGATATCCATGGAGGGAAAACCATGGCTTCCTATTCAAATGg GTTGTGATGGTTACTCTAGTTGTTTGTGGATTCCTTTTTCTGTGGATGATCTCTTATGCTCGACATAAGGGTCTTGTTGGTTCTTGA